TAAGTGTCGGcgtcgacccatcgtcactatgtcttcgaggttagacttgatacttactgggtagatgttgtttatgtactcatgctacacatcGTCACTATGTACTCAGGaactgaggcaggtgcatctggcggtcacgCCGGCGCGCATCCCCGataccctgaggcctagtggtgagctgcttcctgagccgttctgcagcacctagagcctttcttttgtacttattttctgtctattttatttcagacagtagttagagttttgtatattatactagtgctcatacacttgtgacaccagatcttggcacacattgtagtagactttatggttttttgagtatttatatatctatgattgcactcagttactttcgttttatttattaaacttaCGACTTCTTAAATCTCTTATAAattagaatttaattacttggaaacttaTTCAAAAGGGGTAATCACGTAGTTAGTTCATCGTTGCTttcctagcggcgacgttgggcgccatcacggcctataggagaaattgggtcttgacaacatggtatcaaagcactaggttcacataggtctcacaagttatgaacaAGCCTAacagaatcttgcggatcggtgcggagacacccgtacttatcttcgagaggctatagggtgttaggaaactactcttttcttcatctcctatcattcagttgatgttgtgctaagtatcattctcttattctctcacagatggtgagaacacgcgcggcagatgtacccgattatggaggagctgctccctcTTTTGCTAAaggtcgagggagggctccagctcgtggtagaggacgagggcatcctagagttgttCCAATCATGCCCACAGTGGATCCAGTAGGGGATCCTATTATttaggagcagggtgaggtgcctgcagcagagccagccccgaTGGATTACATGTCTGCgccaggattccaggaggtcatgggtcgtttgctgcgattcatggattctatgactcaggctggtttatttctagcagacccagccacatctcaagctgGAGGGGCAGGACACACCGCTATCGCTCAGGCTCCAAGGTAAGCAGCTGccatatatcagaccccgggcatACTACTCGTTGGCAGAGATCAGCCAGtagcagcagctatacctgagcccagaccagctacgGTCGGCGATTCGTAGAAGCTTTTGGACAGATTGACCAGGCTTCATCCTCCTGTCATTGGGGGTGAGTGACATGTGGACTCCTAGGATTTTATTGATTTGTGGAGGCACAGActgcataacatgaggatattggagtcccacggggtggactttaccacctttcagctagaGGGCTTTGCCCGTAGATGGTGGCGGCCCTATCTTCTTGGCAAACCAGcaagttctcctcccatgacttgggatcaatTCACACACCTCTTCTTGGACAGATATaatccaccctctcagagggaagagttgcggtttcagttcgaGTAGCTTCAGCAGGGCCATATGTCATTGactgactatgaggcgagattctctgagttctcgcgccatgcacttatgatacttcctaccgatgtAGAGAGAGTGTGAAGGTTTGTTGCCagtttgcactctggtatccaggCCATCATGGCTTGAGAGATGGAGATGGGACTTcttacgggctagttgtggagatagctcggaggatcgagggtgtccgTCAGCTAAGCCGAGATCACGCAATGAGGGATAAGCGgttttgatattcttgagagttcagtggtgccccggctgggggcaGGGGTCAGTTCCTGAGCCCACATATCCAGTGCCACCgcctccttggggtgctccaatgtgaccttatttcagcgccatgccagagagttcctaccgcccaccagctatttagggttcctccagtgggtattcaggctatcagggtcagactttaggtcagcagtccaccataccgagaggttgtttcaagTGCGGGGACCTTAGTCATGTGCGGAGATTTTTCCCCAGGCttcagggcaaggcagtgcagcagggttaTCAACCTATGATTACAGTACCAGCTTCCCTACCAGCCGCCCGGCCACCCAGAGGCAGAGGGCAGGTaagtaggggccgtcctagaggtggaggccatccaggatgtgctccagccagattctatgccTTCCCAGCCAGACCcgatgcagtagcctcagattCCATGAtgacaagtattatttctgtctgcggtagggatgcttcagtactatttgatctagggtctacatattcatatgtttcatctctgtttgctcatttcatgGGAGTTGctcatgagtccttgagtactcctgtttatgtgtccacaccagtgggcaATTCTGTAGTTGTGGATCCGACCTATCAGTCCTGCATTGTTactttctatggttatgagaccagagtgGATTTTACattgctcgatatgaccgactttgaggtcatcctgggcatagaccggttgtctccatatcacgacatccttgatttccatgccaagattgttaccttggcgatgccagagttgcctagattggagtggatgGGTTCGTCTGTCattacatctagtcgggttatctctatTCTGAAGgatcgacacatggtcgagaagggttgtttggcttatctagcttatgttcgagatactactatagagactccgacgattgattcagtgcccgtagtccgggagttctccgatgtgtttccttctgatcctgcaggcatgccaccagatcgcaATATcaatttctatattcatatggCTCCAGGTACCTATCCCATCTCTATTCCAtcataccgcatggctccgaaagagttgaaggaacaacttgaggagtttttAGCAAAGGGTTTCGTCAGACCAAGtctatcgccttggggtgcaccgatgttatttgtgaaaaagaaagatgggaatatgcagatgtgcattgattactacCAGCTGaaaaaagttaccattaagaacaagtacccgttgtcgcgtgTTGATGATTTGTTtaaccaattgcagggtgctagggtgttctccaagatttacTTGAGaccggggtaccatcagttgaagattcgggattcggatgttccgaagatggcctttcggactagatatggccattacgagttttTACCGATGTCCTTctgtttgactaatgccccagtggcgtttatggatttgatggaCCGGGTgttaggccatatattgattcgtttgtcattgtcttcattgatgatattttgatctactcacgtagcatggatgAGCacaagcagcatttgagagtggtgcttcagaccttgcgggaaccaaagctatatgctatgttctctaagtgtgagttctggttagattttgtggcattcttgggatatGTAGTattaggcgagggtattaaggtagatcgcAAGAATATCGAGGAAGTTTAGAGTTGTCCTTATCCTAccacggcgactgagatcaggagcttcctgaggttagcaggttattatcgtcgatttgtggagggcttctaaTCTATTGTAGCAcgtttgactagattgacccataagAGTGCtctattccgatggtccgatgattgttaGGTGAGCTTTCAAAGGCttaagaccgcattgacttcaacaccagtgttagtgttgccttcaggttcagggatgtatactgcgtattgtgatgcttcacgcattggtttgggttgtgtattgatgtaggagggctgtgttattgcatatgcttcacgccagttaaatccccacgagaagaattaccatctacacgatttggagttggccgcgattgttcatgctctcaagatcgcgaggcattatctttatggggtgtcctatgaggtttacaACGATCATTGCAACTTGCATCATTTGTTCAATCAGAGGAatatcaatttgaggcagcgtaggtggcttgagttacttaaaagattatgatattaaccTCCTTTATCATCGGGGCAAGGctaatgtagttgcagatgccttgagtagaaaggtggagagtatgggcagtttggcattcatttcagtagaggagaggccattagctttggacattcagtctttggctaaccgacttgtgaggttggatatttcagagcccaatcgagttcttgcatgcattgtcgcccagtcttcactattcgagcagatcaaggctcatcagtttgatgatccacacttattggttctcagaaagacggtactacaaggtggtgctAAAGAGGTTACCATCGgggaggatggtgttctgtgactccagggtcgcctatgtgtcccTAGTGTTGATGCATTAAGGTAAAATATTCTAGAGGACGCACACacttctcggtattctattcacccaggtgctacgaagatgtatcgcgatttgaggtagcattattggtggcggcggatgaagaaggacatagttgagtatgtagcgaggtgcctaaattaccagcaggttaagtatgagcagcAGAGGCcatgtggcctacttcagcaaatgactatacctgagtggaaatgggagcgcattactatggacttcgtagttgtgttgccgcggaccttgcggaagtttgatgtagtttgggtcattgttgacaggttgaccaagtcggcacatttcattccagttgttaCCATGTATTCTTCAGataggttggctcagatttacattcaggagattttTTGGTTGAACGTTGTTCTTGTCTCCATTATAtcaaatagaggccctcagtttactttgcatttATGGAGGGTAGTATAGAGTGCGTTGGAGATccgggtagagctcaacacagccttACATTCGCAAACTGACAGGcaagaaagttctcttgaaggtctcgccgatgaggggaatcatgaggttcggcaaaaagggcaagtttagcccaaggtttataggtccatttgatgcattgagacgagttggagaggctgcttatgagcttgctttgccttcCAGTCTATCGgtagttcatccgattttccacgaGTCCATGcttcggaggtatcatgccgacgggtcgcatgtgttagactacaacacggttcagctagaggaaagcctgggttatgaggaggagccagttgccattatcGACAGTCAGGTTCGCCAGCTGAGGTCCAAGAATATTTCTGCGGTAAAAGTTcaatggaggggccaaccagttgaggagaagacttgggaggtcgaggaggacatatggagcagatatccacacctattcagcactccaggtatgattctagacccgttcgaggacgagcgtttgtttaagaggtggagaatgtaacgacctgaccagttGTTTTGccttctagatccccgttcccctaaagaagactcctcgtatgtgttttttctgtttttatgacttgcggggatggttagtacgggatttggaagggttcgggttaaaatcggaacatttggttccttagtttggctttaatgTGCTAAGTTTTACTCGGGTCAAtattttgaataaacgacctcggaacctggatttgacggttccaataggtttgtatgacaattttggacttgggcgtatgttcggattgggttttggatgacccgggagagtTTTAGTGCTTAATGTTaaaagttggcttattgaaggttAAAACATTCTttgaatttggtttggagtaggttttgatgttatcgaggtccgtttgtgattccgagtctaggaatagttccatatggtgatttaaggcttgcatgcaaaattttgtgccattccgagtagtttaagtatgaatcgacgcgttcggagtaagttggatgaatttgatcctattggttttgggttgcgattcttaaTTTGAATGATGTTTTCCGCAttccgagggtgcgagcgagtccgttttatggtcacaaacttgtttgtatgtttgaaCGGGGCCTTGGGGGCCCCGGATACCATTCAGACGATGTTTGAAAATCGTTTGGCCTTGGGTGATCAgatgaagcttccagcttctagtgcaatcgcacctgcggagggccagGTATGGACAGATATGGGATCGCATGACTTGGGATTAGTTCACACACCTCttcttggacagatatattccaccctctcggagggaagagttgcggttttagttCAAGCAGTTTCAGTAGGGCAAGATCTCGGTGAccaactatgaggcgagattctctgagttctcttgccatgcacttatgatacttcctaccgattcagagagagtgcggaggtttttTTGCcggtttgcactctggtatctAGGCCACCATGGCTCGAGAGGTGGAAAAGGGGACTTcttacgggctagttgtggagatagctcggaggatcgagggtttCTGTAAGCTAAGCCGAGAGCAGGCAATGAGGTATAAGCAGTTTTTATATTCCcgagagttcagtggtgcccccgctgggggtagaggtcagttcgtgaggggtcagtctagcaggcccacatatccagcaccgccgcctccccggggtgctccagtgcgaccttatttcagcgccatgccagagagttcctagcgcccaccagctattcagggttcctccagtgggtattcaggccatcagtgtcatacttcaggtcagcagtacaccgtaccgagaggttgtttcgagtgcggggacctTAGTCATgtgcggagattctgccccaggcttcagggcaaggcagtgcagcagggtcatcagcctatgattacgGTACCAGCTTCCCTACCAGCTGTCCGGTCGCCCAGAGGTAGAGGGCAGGTaagtaggggccgtcctagaagtggaggccagccaggaggtgctccagccagattctatgccTTCCCAGCCAGACTtgatgcagtagcctcagatgccatgatgaCAAGTATTATTTTTGTCTGTGGTAGgtatgcttcggtactatttgatccggggtctacacattcatatgtttcatctctgtttgctcatttcatgGGAGTTGctcatgagtccttgagtactcatgtttatgtgtccatacCAGTGGGTAATTTTGTAGTTGTGGATCCGACctatcggtcctgcattgttactttctgtggttatgagaccagagcggatcttatgttgctcgatatgaccgactttgaggtcatcccgGGCATGggctggttgtctccatatcacgccatccttgatttccatgccaagactgttaccttggcaatgccagagttgcctagattggagtgtaAGAGTTCGTCTGTCATTACATcaagtcgggttatctcttttctgaaggctcgacacatggtcgagaagggatacttggcttatctagcttatgtttgaGATACTACTACAAagactccgacgattgattcagttcCCGTAGTTCGGGAGTTTTTCGATGTGTTTTCTTCTTATCTtgcaggcatgccaccagatcgcaatatcaatttctgtattgatttggctccaagtacccagcctatctctattccatcgtaccgcatggctccgaaagagttgaaggaacaacttgaggagttgctagcaaagggtttCATCAGACCAAGTCTATCGCGTTGGGGTGCACAAGTGTTATAAGTGAAGAAGAAAGATCGggctatgcggatgtgcattgattaccgccagttgaaaaaTGTTACCATTAAGTACAAGTACCCATTATCGCGTGTTGATGATTTGTTTaatcaattgcagggtgctag
The DNA window shown above is from Nicotiana tomentosiformis chromosome 8, ASM39032v3, whole genome shotgun sequence and carries:
- the LOC138897667 gene encoding uncharacterized protein codes for the protein MDYMSAPGFQEVMGRLLRFMDSMTQAGLFLADPATSQAGGAGHTAIAQAPRDASVLFDLGSTYSYVSSLFAHFMGVAHESLSTPVYVSTPVGNSVVVDPTYQSCIVTFYGYETRVDFTLLDMTDFEVILGIDRLSPYHDILDFHAKIVTLAMPELPRLEWMGSSVITSSRVISILKDRHMVEKGMPPDRNINFYIHMAPGTYPISIPSYRMAPKELKEQLEEFLAKGFVRPSLSPWGAPMLFVKKKDGNMQMCIDYYQLKKVTIKNKYPLSRVDDLFNQLQGARVFSKIYLRPGGVYGFDGPGVRPYIDSFVIVFIDDILIYSRSMDEHKQHLRVVLQTLREPKLYAMFSKCEFWLDFVAFLGYVVLGEGIKVSPMRGIMRFGKKGKFSPRFIGPFDALRRVGEAAYELALPSSLSVVHPIFHESMLRRYHADGSHVLDYNTVQLEESLGYEEEPVAIIDSQRLTQIYIQEIFRLNGVPVSIISDRGPQFTLHFWMVKLIEERLHTAQSRQKSYAYQKASDLSFMVGKKVLLKVSPMKGIMRFGRKGKLSPRFIGPFEALRRVREAAYELAFTPSLSGVHPIFHVSMLRRYHADGSHMLDYITIQLKESLGYEEEPVAIIDSQVKKFFEFGLE